One Fusarium falciforme chromosome 1, complete sequence genomic window carries:
- a CDS encoding STAS domain-containing protein, translated as MPGRATTFGLGLANVLGIKLDDQKPDSQDEVTRGESILSIQSNTSFYEREPTSAEWLREQIPSLDELAEYGTSLFPFLTWIGHYNLQWFAGDLVAGITIGAVVVPQGMAYAMLANLEPQFGLYSSFIGVLIYWIFGTSKDISIGPVAVLSTVVGNVIQDIQSSGHDIPAHVIASALSIVAGCVVLLIGLLRCGWIVDLISITSLSAFMTGSAITICVGQLPALLGLTGFSNRESPYQVLTNTLKHLAQARLDAAVGLSALTILYFIRMSFSAAAERFPKHKRVLFFANTMRTVFVILVYTIVSWVLNMNRRDDPLFKILGTVPKGFQNIGAPKITSELVSEFGPHLPATVVVLLVEHIAISKSFGRVNNYTIDPSQEMVAIGMANLIGPFLGAYPSTGSFSRTAIQSKAGVRTPAAGIITSIVVLLATYLLTSVFFYIPSAALAAVIIHAVGDLVTPPNTIYQFWRVSPVEVFIFFTGVIVSIFAQIEDGLYSTVCLSGAVLIYRILKANGRFLGKVKVHSVIGDHVIGDDHRKVVGQYGTFENPETSARNIFLPLDHGDGSNPEVKIDHPYPGIFIYRFSEGFNYPNANSSLDYLTDFIQAKTRRSSPEAFERPGDRPWNNPGPRKSAKRPAHVDSDSRLPTLKAVIMDFSSVNNVDITSVQRLIDIRNQLDLYVAPDMVDWHFACINNRWTKRALVSAGFGVKPDGEGAQHGWKSIFSVAEIGGQDSAAALARETSYHDVFPRHTDPTEEEALIGGLSPGQSYGAMSPGELEKRRRRGAVVHGLDTPLFHVDLTSALQSAVANVEARNPLQPCVIHSSPLLLLNQRESLQSNGDHHRNLFIGSNLGRHDCLAAMVAGWQRLNEKKSQPNPNIVFIKPLEGPDKKIAQDFLERIAAQCRPIMREHHLYVTSLEEYEPNREFVGRNFNAGEVVQLVLKSPSTGRWLPFNYVQMVMMHELAHCKQMNHSRAFWAVRNSYAAQMHDLWSKDYTGDGLWGRGANLATGAWEKNTVLADDVLPEHLCGGTYRSRKKRKAKPQLSYQERKERRILKKFGKNGVALGADEETKVKLESGKKIQAKPRVAGSMRGRELRAAAALARFEKQKTEPEPTKDEDETESGSDSEYEDETGADSKDAVDVDGKRLVDGQGRGMVRVCEDEDVNDPEARDESKELQNMIRGIKQEYPEPPALRTIKAQNSGVKKSSSSTKTPAIAVKKEPNHESGGIKEPVRPTADRHDASSNRSTAVKSQRGLPTTATSRASSSSLPRNNLTETTCSMCSYANLGLALTCAMCANVLDPSSTPGSWACLSDSCKDTQYHNASDCGVCGLCGKRRVQAG; from the exons ATGCCAGGCCGCGCCACCACTTTTGGCCTCGGCCTGGCCAACGTCCTGGGCATCAAGCTCGATGACCAAAAGCCGGACTCACAGGACGAGGTCACCCGAGGCGAATCCATTCTGTCGATCCAGAGCAATACTTCTTTCTACGAGAGAGAGCCCACGTCGGCAGAATGGCTTCGAGAACAGATTCCGTCGCTTGACGAGTTGGCCGAATATGGAACTTCTCTGTTCCCCTTCTTGACATGGATCGGCCACTATAACCTGCAGTGGTTTGCTGGAGACTTGGTTGCTGGCATCACCATCGGTGCTGTCGTTGTCCCCCAGGGAATGGCTTATGCCATGCTCGCAAACCTGGAACCCCAGTTCGGTCTCTATTCATCATTCATCGGCGTTCTAATATACTGGATATTCGGCACATCCAAGGATATCTCTATTGGCCCCGTCGCCGTTCTCTCCACTGTGGTCGGCAATGTAATCCAAGACATCCAATCCTCAGGACACGATATTCCAGCTCATGTCATTGCATCAGCCTTGTCTATCGTCGCGGGCTGCGTCGTCCTTCTTATTGGGCTACTCCGGTGCGGCTGGATAGTCgatctcatctccatcacctcCCTCTCCGCATTCATGACGGGctcagccatcaccatctgcGTTGGCCAGTTGCCTGCTCTTTTGGGACTGACAGGGTTCTCAAACCGCGAATCTCCTTACCAAGTTCTGACCAACACATTGAAACACCTCGCCCAAGCAAGACTTGATGCTGCCGTCGGCTTGTCGGCCCTGACCATACTATACTTCATTCGCATGAGCTTCAGCGCCGCGGCAGAACGGTTTCCAAAGCACAAACGCGTCTTGTTCTTCGCTAATACAATGCGGACCGTCTTTGTCATTTTGGTGTACACGATTGTCAGCTGGGTGCTCAACATGAATAGACGAGATGATCCCCTCTTCAAGATTTTGGGGACTGTTCCAAAAG GATTCCAAAACATTGGTGCACCGAAGATAACATCTGAACTGGTCTCCGAGTTTGGGCCACACCTACCCGCCACCGTTGTTGTATTGCTCGTGGAGCacatcgccatctccaagtcaTTTGGAAGGGTCAACAATTACACGATCGACCCATCACAGGAAATGGTTGCGATTGGCATGGCCAATCTCATCGGACCCTTCCTTGGCGCGTATCCCTCAACGGGGTCTTTTAGTAGGACGGCAATCCAGTCCAAGGCCGGCGTGCGGACGCCTGCTGCGGGTATCATCACTAGCATTGTTGTTCTACTTGCAACATATCTCTTGACATCCGTATTCTTCTATATTCCGAGTGCTGCCCTAGCAGCTGTCATTATTCATGCCGTTGGCGATCTCGTCACGCCGCCAAACACCATCTACCAGTTTTGGAGGGTTTCCCCTGTTGaagtcttcatcttcttcactgGCGTCATCGTTAGCATCTTTGCTCAGATCGAGGATGGATTGTATTCTACTGTCTGTCTTTCAGGGGCTGTTCTTATCTACCGGATCCTCAAAGCCAACGGCCGATTCCTCGGTAAAGTCAAGGTTCACTCAGTCATTGGCGACCATGTCATTGGGGATGATCATCGAAAAGTCGTGGGACAATACGGTACCTTTGAGAATCCAGAAACTTCAGCAAGAAACATTTTCTTGCCACTCgaccatggcgatggctCTAACCCGGAAGTCAAGATCGATCACCCCTATCCAGGAATCTTTATATATCGCTTTTCTGAAGGCTTCAACTATCCGAACGCGAACTCTTCATTGGATTACCTCACCGACTTTATCCAGGCGAAGACTCGGCGCAGCAGCCCTGAGGCCTTTGAACGCCCAGGGGATAGGCCTTGGAACAACCCAGGACCAAGGAAATCTGCGAAGCGGCCTGCACATGTCGACTCAGATTCTCGGCTGCCAACCTTGAAGGCGGTAATTATGGATTTTAGTTCAGTCAACAACGTCGACATCACCTCTGTCCAGCGACTCATCGATATTCGGAATCAGCTCGACTTGTACGTTGCCCCTGACATGGTCGACTGGCACTTCGCCTGCATCAACAATAGATGGACAAAGCGGGCCCTTGTATCTGCGGGCTTCGGAGTGAAACCGGACGGCGAAGGAGCGCAACATGGATGGAAGTCGATCTTCAGCGTGGCAGAGATTGGAGGGCAAGACTCTGCTGCGGCGCTGGCTCGGGAAACAAGCTACCATGACGTCTTTCCCAGGCATACGGACCCAACTGAAGAGGAGGCATTGATTGGTGGACTCTCTCCTGGACAGTCATACGGCGCCATGTCGCCAGGAGAATTAGAAAAGCGGAGACGGAGAGGCGCAGTGGTCCATGGTCTGGACACGCCCCTATTCCACGTCGATCTGACGAGTGCACTTCAAAGCGCAGTCGCAAATGTTGAAGCAAG GAACCCCTTGCAACCTTGCGTCATTCACTCGAGTCCCCTTCTGTTGTTGAACCAACGTGAATCCCTTCAATCCAACGGAGACCATCATAGAAACCTCTTTATCGGCTCAAATCTTGGTCGCCACGACTGCCTCGCTGCAATGGTTGCTGGATGGCAGCGGCTGAACGAGAAGAAGTCGCAGCCGAATCCCAACATCGTTTTCATCAAGCCCTTAGAAGGCCCAGACAAGAAGATAGCCCAGGATTTCCTCGAAAGAATAGCAGCGCAATGCC GCCCTATCATGCGAGAACACCACCTCTACGTAACCTCCTTGGAGGAGTATGAGCCTAATCGTGAATTCGTTGGGCGGAATTTCAACGCAGGCGAAGTTGTTCAGCTTGTCCTTAAATCACCCAGTACCGGGCGGTGGTTGCCGTTTAACTACGTTCAGATGGTTATGATGCATGAGTTGGCCCATTGCAAGCAGATGAACCACTCGCGAGCGTTCTGGGCTGTTCGCAACTCGTACGCTGCCCAGATGCACGACCTATGGTCCAAGGACTACACTGGAGATGGTCTCTGGGGAAGGGGTGCCAACCTGGCTACTGGCGCCTGGGAGAAGAACACGGTGCTCGCTGATGACGTTCTGCCAGAGCACCTATGTGGAGGTACTTACAGATCgcggaagaagagaaaagcgAAGCCACAGCTGTCTTATCAGGAGaggaaagagaggagaatTCTCAAAAAGTTTGGCAAGAATGGAGTCGCACTAGGAGCGgatgaggagaccaaggtcaAGCTCGAGAGCGGAAAAAAGATCCAGGCTAAACCTAGAGTGGCCGGCAGCATGAGAGGACGGGAGCTCCGGGCAGCGGCTGCACTGGCTCGCTTTGAGAAGCAAAAGACAGAGCCGGAGCCCACCAAGGACGAAGACGAAACGGAATCCGGCTCTGACAGCGAGTACGAAGACGAAACGGGGGCCGACTCTAAGGACGCTGTTGACGTTGACGGCAAGAGACTCGTCGATGGACAAGGAAGAGGGATGGTCAGGGTCtgtgaagatgaggacgtAAATGACCCCGAAGCGAGGGACGAGTCGAAGGAGCTTCAGAACATGATCAGAGGGATCAAGCAAGAATATCCCGAGCCTCCAGCTCTGAGGACGATAAAAGCACAAAACTCTGGCGTCAAAAAGAGCAGTTCTTCGACCAAGACACCGGCCATCgcggtcaagaaggagcCTAATCACGAGTCTGGAGGAATCAAAGAACCAGTGAGGCCCACCGCAGATCGTCACGATGCCTCTAGCAACAGGTCAACGGCGGTCAAGAGTCAACGCGGCCTACCTACAACAGCAACATCCCGGGCGAGCAGTAGTTCTCTCCCGCGTAACAACCTAACCGAAACAACATGCTCCATGTGTTCGTACGCCAACCTCGGTCTGGCACTCACATGTGCCATGTGTGCCAACGTACTTGACCCTTCGTCTACACCGGGTTCGTGGGCATGTTTGAGCGACTCGTGCAAGGACACGCAGTATCATAACGCTAGTGACTGCGGAGTGTGCGGACTATGTGGGAAAAGAAGGGTCCAAGCTGGATAG
- a CDS encoding Rab-GAP TBC domain-containing protein, whose amino-acid sequence MSEPSSNASNASSTKPAIPSLPASITTQLQPPPSPRTHRVLRRLQSAHTLRPQNPPSLISQQRLRETQTQRNVSPTRSSPVPGPGPATSSGPPQSINRSPQRGRANSDATPPLVHQMNVVTASKRAGSKKPVFSHGHLSLQQIIREGPTDGDFLGALESARWKVIDGGVKSAEDGMSTLRIYVWLVLLDAPILSTDDYLALIHRGASPAYSKIRNDTFRTLTTDPLFRRRVSEASLIRLLNAIAWKLHDAREEQRQSRPSSSRASLPGDSSVSGHSQASTSSPTARNRARALTLTTEGSESGAGATTLEPGTYVQGMNVLAAPFLYAARSEAEAFVAFHSLLTRECPGYIRGAMDGVHRGLALVDKVLAIVDPKLSMYLTAKGLSAEIYAFPSVLTLCACTPPLPEVLRLWDFLFAYGPHLNIVCIVAQLTIMRSQILQSPSPNKVLRSFPQLNADLVKSVTIGIIKKIPDDVYAEIVSHAL is encoded by the exons ATGTCGGAGCcctcctccaacgcctcCAACGCCTCCTCAACGAAGCCCGCGATCCCTTCACTCCCCGCCTCCATCACCACACAGCTTCAGCCCCCGCCATCACCACGAACTCACCGCGTCCTCCGCCGCCTCCAGTCTGCGCACACTCTTCGCCCTCAGAACCCTCCCTCGCTCATCTCGCAGCAGCGCCTGCGCGAGACACAGACACAGCGCAATGTCTCGCCCACGAGATCCTCCCCCGTGCCCGGCCCTGGACCGGCCACCTCGTCTGGCCCTCCCCAGAGCATCAATCGCTCGCCTCAGCGCGGCCGCGCTAATAGCGATGCCACGCCCCCTCTCGTCCACCAGATGAACGTCGTCACGGCCAGCAAGCGTGCCGGAAGCAAGAAGCCTGTCTTCTCGCATGGACACCTCTCGCTGCAACAAATCATCCGCGAAGGTCCCACCGACGGAGACTTCCTAGGCGCCTTGGAGAGTGCGCGATGGAAGGTCATTGATGGAGGAGTCAAGAGTGCTGAGGATGGCATG TCAACACTCAGGATATACGTCTGGCTGGTTCTCCTAGACGCCCCGATCCTCTCGACCGACGACTACCTCGCCCTCATCCACCGCGGCGCTTCTCCCGCCTACTCCAAGATCCGAAACGACACCTTCCGCACCCTCACAACAGATCCCCTCTTTCGTCGCCGTGTCAGCGAGGCCAGCTTGATCCGACTACTCAACGCCATTGCATGGAAGCTCCATGACGCCCGCGAAGAGCAGCGCCAGAGTCGCCCAAGCAGCAGTCGTGCCTCTCTTCCAGGAGACAGCAGTGTGTCGGGTCATTCCCAAGCCAGCACATCATCACCTACTGCTCGTAATCGCGCCCGCGCCCTGACACTTACAACCGAGGGTTCTGAATCTGGCGCGGGAGCTACCACTCTCGAGCCTGGCACCTACGTACAGGGCATGAATGTCCTGGCCGCCCCCTTCCTCTACGCCGCCCGAAGCGAGGCCGAAGCCTTTGTCGCCTTCCACTCCCTTCTGACGCGCGAGTGCCCAGGATACATCCGCGGTGCCATGGACGGCGTCCACCGAGGCCTCGCACTTGTGGACAAGGTCTTGGCGATCGTGGATCCCAAGCTGAGCATGTATCTTACGGCCAAGGGGCTTTCGGCCGAGATCTATGCCTTCCCCTCAGTCCTCACTCTGTGCGCCTGTACGCCGCCCTTGCCTGAGGTGCTGCGGTTATGGGACTTTTTGTTCGCCTATGGGCCGCATCTCAACATTGTGTGCATCGTGGCACAGCTCACCATTATGCGATCTCAAATTCTCCAATCACCGAG TCCCAACAAGGTCTTGAGATCCTTCCCCCAACTTAACGCTGATCTCGTCAAGTCCGTCACCATTGGCATTATTAAGAAGATTCCAGATGACGTCTATGCCGAGATCGTATCCCATGCTCTTTAA